One Natrinema longum genomic window, TCGTATCCTCGTCGGTAAAGCGCCCGACGACGCCGCCGGGCGTCTCGACGTAGGTGGGTTCCTCGCCCAGCTCTTCGAGGGTTTCGTCGACGGCCGTCGAGCCGCCGTGGGTGAGAACCACGTCTTCGCCGTCCTCGACGAGTGCGGCCACGTCCGCGAGTGCGCCTTCGGGATCGACGGCGCGTGCGCCGCCGATCTTGACCACTACAGTCATGGTGCCCCCACGGGGTGCAGTCCCGTAAACTCGAGTCCGGCCGTCTCCTCGAAGCCCAGCGCGACGTTGGCGGCGTGGACCGCCTGTCCCGCGGAGCCTTTCATCATGTTGTCGATCGCCGAGAAGACGACGATGCGCTTGTTCGAGGGGTCGAGTTCGAAGCCGACCTCGGCGAGGTTCGTTCCGGCGACCGCCTTGGGCTCCGGATACCGATACACGCCGGAGCCGCCGGCGGCCATGCGGACGAACGGTTCGTCCTCGTAGCAGCCCCGATAGGCCTTCCAGAGGTCGCCCTTCGAGACGGGGCCCGAGGGGAAGACGTGATTCGTCGCGCTGGCACCGCGGATCATGTCTACGGCGTGGCAGGTGAAGGAAACCGAGGTGTCGAGGAACTGCTCGATCTCGGCCTCGTGGCGGTGGCCCGTCGGCGCGTAGGGGCGGACGACGCCCGAGCGCTCGGGGTGGCTCGAGGCCTCGCCGCCGCCGGCACCCCCTTCGGAGGAGCCGACCTTCACGTCGACGACGATCTGCTCGCCGCCCTCCAAGATCCCGTGTTCGAACAGCGGGTAGAGCCCGAGGATCGTCGCGGTGGCGTTACAGCCGCCGCCGGCGATGAGTTCGGCACCCTCGAGGTTGTCGCGATTGATCTCGGGAAGGGCGTATTCGGCCTTCTCGAGGTACTCGGGAGCCTCGTGGCCGTCGTACCACTCGTCGTACTGGGCCTCGTTCTCGAGGCGGAAGTCCGCCGAGAGGTCGACCACGGTATCCGCGACTTCGAAGAACTCGTCGATCTGACCCATCGAAACGCCGTGTGGCGTCGCCGCGAACAGGACGTCGACGGACGCGAGGTCCTCGGGTTCGGTAAAGCGCAGGTCCGTCCCCCGCAACGGCGGGTGGACGGAGCCGACGCTCTTGCCGGCCTTCGAACGGCTCGTGACCTCCGCGATATCGAAGTTCGGATGGCCGGCGAGCAGTCGCAGGAGCTCGCCACCGGTAAAGCCGGAGCCGCCGATGACGCTCGCGGTGACCGTCTCGGCGCTCTCGGCCGACCCGGGTTCGGCGTCGACTGCCATCAGGCGCTCACCTCGAGTTCCGGATCCGCCGCCTGCGCTTTCGTCTCGAGCCAGTCGACGACGGTCCCCGCGACGTCGGTCTCGACTGCGCCGTCGAGTGCTTTGAACTCCACCGTGTGGTTGACCTCGTGGACCGTGTACGAATCGCCGGTTTCCATGAGGTCCACACCGAGGAGCCCGCCGCCGACGGCGTCGCTCGCCTTCCGAACCAGCGTTCTCGCCTCGTCGTCGATCTCGAAGACGTCCGTCTCCGCTCCCTTGGCGGCGTTGGTGATCCAGTGATCGGACGACCGGACCATCCCCGCGATGGGTTCGCCGTCGATCGCGAGCACGCGAACGTCGCGGCCGGGTTTCTCGACGAACTCCTGGACGTAGAAGACCTTGTGCTCGTAGTGGCCCAGCGTCGCCTTGTGCTCCAAGATGGCCTCTGCGGCCGACTCGGAGTCGATCTTGGCCATCAGGCGACCCCACGAGCCGACGACGGGTTTGAGGACGCAGGGATAGCCAAACTCCTCGATGGCCTCCATGGCCGTCTCCTTCGTGAAGGCGACCTTCGTGGCGGGCGTGGGAACGCCGGCCTTCTCGAGCGCGAGACTGTTCTTTACCTTATCGGCGCAGATGTCCGCGGTCTCGTGGCTGTTGACGACGGGGATCCCGTACGATTCGAAGAACTGCGTGGCATACAGGCTCCGGCTCGTCGCGAGACAGCGGTCGACGACGATGTCGAGGCCGTCGAACGCCGCGGGTGCGTCCGAGATGTCGAAGGTTTGCTTGCGAACGTCGATCTTCGTGACCTCGTGATCGCGCTCGCGAAGCTCGCTCAGCAGGAGCTTCTCGTCTTTGCGGATCCGTGAATAGAGTACGCCGACGTTCACGCGAGCCACCTCCTGGCTGTGACGAGCGGCGCGCTACGAGTCCCTCGAGTCGTGGACGCAACGCGGGCCTGTGTCGTGCCCGTCTGCAAGGTCACTCACCCCAGTCCTCTTCGAGCTCGGGCGCTCGTTCGAGGACTGGCGGCTCGGTGTCGACGACTTCAAGCTCTGCTCCACAGGTCGTACAGTCAACGATCTCTCCCGCTTCCAGATCGTCGTGCAGGGACAGTTCGGCCCCACACTCGACGCATTCGGTCATTGTACTCGCACGTGGGAGCCCGGCTCCCTTAAAGCCTTCGAACTTAACAGCAAAATTATACTAACTGCACGCCACTCTAACGGTCCGTGGAGGCTACGTTACCGCAGGTCTACTTTGACATATCATGAAGTCGGTAATTAATCCCCTCGCGGGGATCGTCGCCGAAGCGGCCGTTCGACGGCCCACGACAGCGGTGGCCGCCCGATCCCCCGTGCTCGAGTCTCCCACTCAGACATACCCGTTCACCTCCGACCGGAGCGCCTCGCGAGCCGACTCGAGCGGGCCGCTCAGCTCCTCGAGCGCGTCCGCGTCGGTCGCGAGTGCCTCGCGGGCCGACTCGAGTTGGGTCTCGACCGCCTCGGGGGCTGGCCCGCCCTGGGAGTTCCGGCTCGCAACGCTCTGGACCGGGTCGAGCGCGTCTTCGACGGCTGCGCGATCGACGACGGCCTCGAGCGACTCGCCGAGGACGTCCTGTGCCGCGGCCTCGAGGGCGTCGTAGTCCGCACCGGTCGCTCGCGGTTCGTCACCGCTCGCGTTCTCCGCGGAACTGCGTTCCGCGCTATTCTCGGCGGCGATCGCGACCAGTTCGTGTGCGGTCCGGAACGGCAGCCCGTTGGCTGCCAGCAGGTCCGCGACGCCGGTCGCCGTCGAGAACCCCTCGCCGGCTTCCGCGGCCAGCGTCTCCTCGTTCCAGTCGGCCGTCGCCACCGCGCCCGCCGCGACCTCGCTCGCTTCAGTCACGGCGTCGACGGTCTCCCAGGCGTGGGTCGTCGCCCGCTGCAGATCGCGGTTGTACGCGCGTGGCAGTCCCTTCAGTGTCGTCGTCAGCCCCTGGACGCCGCCGGCCGCGTCGCCCGCGACCGCACGGACGAGTTCCAGCGTATCCGGGTTCTTCTTCTGGGGCATGATCGACGACGTCGAGGAGTAGTCGTCCGCCAGATCGACGAAGCCGCGGTTCGCGAAGACGATCACGTCCTCGGCCAGTCCCGACAGCGTCGTCGCGTGTGTCGACAGCGCCTGCGTCGTCTCGAGCAGGAAGTCCCGACTCGAGGCGGCGTCCATCGAGTTCTCCACGACACCGTCGAAGCCCAACAGCTCGGCCGTACGCTCGCGGTCGATATCGAACGTCGTTCCCGCGAACGCGGCCCCGCCCAGCGGCGACTCGTTGATCCGGTCGTAGGCCGCGAGCAGTCGTTCGGTGTCGCGGCGGACGGCCCCCTCGTAGGCCAGCGCCCAGTGAGCCACGGTGGTCGGCTGGGCGGGCTGGAGGTGAGTATAGCCGGGCATGATCGTCTCCGTCTGTTCCTCGGCGACGGCCACCAGCGACTCGCGAAGCGCGAGCGTCGTCTCGATGGCCTCGAGGACGTCCTCGCGCAGGCGATAGCGGATACAGGCCGCGACCTCGTCGTTGCGCGAGCGCGCGGTGTGCATCTTGCCGCCGTCCGCGCCGATGCGGTCGATGACGGCCGTCTCGATGGCCTCGTGGACGTCCTCGCCGTCCGGCAACGAGCCGTGGCCGTCGACCTCGATCGCGTCCAGCGCCGTGAGGATCTCACCGGCCACGTCGTCGTCGACGATGTCCTGCTCGGCGAGCATGACCGTGTGTGCGCGGTCGACCTCGAGATCCGCCACGAAAATCCGTTCGTCCGCCGCGAGCGAGGAGAGGAAACTCCGGGCGGGGCCGCCGCTGAAACGGTCTCGGCGGACGACGCCGTCGGACCTCTGATCCGACGCGGATTCCGATCCGGCGGACCGCTCGCCGCCATCCTGAGTGCTCTCCTCGGTCATGATTACTCGTCGTCTTCCGCGGTGTTCGCAGCGATCGCCTCGTTCGCGAGGCGGCGCTGGAAGCCGTGGTACTTCGCGACGCCGGTCGCGTCCTCCTGTTTGATCTCCCCGACGGTCTCGGTGTCGAAGGAGGCGTGTTCCGCGGAGTAGGCCGCGAACTTGCTGTCGCGAGCGACCGGACGCGCCTGCCCGCCCTCGAAGCGGATCGTGACCGTGCCGGTCACGCGCTTCTGGGTCTCGTCGATGAAGCCCTCGAGCGCGCTCACGAGCGGCGCGTCGATCAGGCCCTCGTAGGCCTTCTGGGACCACTGCTGGTCGATCTGGTTCTTGAACTGACGCTCCTCCTGGGTGAGGACGAGCCCCTCGAGGGCCTCGTGGGCGTTGAGCAGCGTCGTCGCGCCGGGGTGTTCGTAGTTCTCGCGGACCTTCAGTCCGAGCATGCGGTCTTCCATCATGTCGGTGCGGCCGACGCCGTAGCTCCCGGCGAGGTCGTTGAGGTGTTCGATGAGTGCGACCGGCTCGTACTCCTCGCCGTCGACGGCGACGGGGTAGCCGTTCTCGAAGGAGATTTCGATCTCCTCGGTCTCGTCGGTGGGATCCTCGGTCCACGCGTAGATATCCGTCGGCGGGACGTAGTTGGGGTCCTCGAGGTCGTCGCCCTCGACCGAGCGGCTCCAGATGTTGGTGTCGATCGACCAGTCGCCGCCGCTGCCGCCCTCGACGGGCAGATCTCGCTCGGCGGCGTACTCCTGTTCCCACTCGCGGGTGAGACCGAGTTCGCGCACGGGGGCGATGACTTCCAGATCCGAGCTTCGCCAGACGGCCTCGAAACGGAGCTGGTCGTTGCCCTTGCCCGTACAGCCGTGGGCGATACCTGTACAGTCCTGTTCCTCGGCGACCTTCAGGATCGCTTCCGCGATCACGGGACGGGCGAGCGCCGTTCCCAGCGGGTAGCCCTGATAGGTCGCGTTCGCGCGAACGCTCTCGAGACAGAGTTGCGCGAATTCCGCTCGCGCGTCGACGACGTAGTGTTCGAGGCCGAGCGCCTCGGCGGTTTCCTCGGCTTCGTCGAACTCTTCGGCCGGCTGGCCGACGTCGACGGTAACGCCGATCACGTCGTCGTATCCGTATTCCTCCTCGAGCAGCGGGACACAGACGGTCGTGTCCAGGCCCCCCGAAAACGCAAGTGCCACGCGGGTCATATGGTACTCGAGTGAAATCCCAGGAGAGACTTAAGCTCATTGGTTTAGATTACGTAATTTGTGGATAGAGGCGCTGCTACCCGAAAATAATGCGATTTCGGAAACGTTGGAACGAACCGGGGTCAGGGGAGGAGGTAGAGTACGGGCTCAAAGGCCCGGTCGGAATCGCCGCGGTCGCCGCCGAGCAACGGCCCCGCCGGTATCGGCCACAGCGAATGCGGTACCGACGGAGTCGCTCATTGCTGAAACGGTGCGGATCCACGGTATTAAAAGCTGCTACATCGTTCTGTCGGGGCCGTCAGCACGGCACACTGTCGATCTCGATCGGAACCGATCGAGAGCCGCCCCGGCGACGAACCGGCTCGCGTTCGCCGCTACTCCTCGTCGGGCAACGCCAGGACGTTCTCCCGCCCGATCCGGAACACTTCGATCTCGTCGTTTTCACGCAGTTCACCGACGACCTGACTGGTCTTGGCCTCGGTCCACTCGAGTTCCGAGACGACTGCCTGTTGTTTGATCCGGCCGCCGTGTTCCTCGAGCAGACGCAGCACCCGCTCCTCGTTGCTCAGTAGTTCCGGGGGTGGACCGCCGGGCGAATCCGACTGGGTGGCAGTTGCGCCGTCGGTCCGTTGTGGGGGTCCGGAGCCGTCGTCGCTTGCGGTGTCTGTACGATTGCGGCCGACCAGCCAGCCGACCGTGCCGACGGTCGCGAGCAGCGCAAGCGCCAGCACGACGATCGTCCACGGCATCGCCGGACCCTGGTCGGTCGGCTCCGACTCCGAAGTCGTGTTTCCGCTCTCGACTAAGGTGATCCGTGGCTGATTCTCGGTAAACGACGTCGACTCACCCCGCCAGATGGCCGAGCCGTCGAGTGGCTCGCTCGGCGGTGGGTCGATCTGCCGTTCGCCCCCGTTCTGATAGACGGTATACCCCTCCGGCCAGTGGAACTGTAACTCCGTCCCGTCGTCGAGCGTCAGCCCGGCGAGCGCGGCTCCCGCCTCTATCTGTTTCCACACGACGAGCGCGAAGTTAGACCACTGGAACGTGACGACTGCGTGGCCGACCTCCCGTGGCGCGGAATTCGTTTCCGTGCTGATCGAGACGTTCGAGAGATTCATCTCCCGATCCGTCCGATTTTCGCCCTCGGCGAGGGTTTCGTTCCACTTCGCCCGCTCGGCAGCAGTGTACGTCTCCGGATTCGATTCGATGTCCTCCCGGAGCCGCTCCCACTCCGCCGGGGAACTGTTTCCGTCGTCGAGATGGAACTGATAATCGACGACCACGTTCGCAGTGCCGTTCTCGGCGATGAAGACGTCGATGTGAATTCGATCGGCGTCCTCGAGTTCCAGCGATCGGTCCCCCTCCTCCTGGAAGGCTGCCGACTGAGTACCGGCGTCCGCCCCGGCCACGCCGGGTGCCGTGACGAACGCGACCGAACAGCCCACCACTACGAGCACGCAAACCAGTGCTCGCAGCCCCCATACGTCCATTACTATGACATGCCGGGGCCGTCTAAATAGGTCTTTCCGACGACGAGACGGTGTGTTTTTCACACAGTCACGCTCCCGTGAACGTATGATCGACACGCGCGCCACACTCGAGGTCGAAACGCTGCTGAAGATCGTCCTCGGATTGGTCGCCGTTCTGATCGTCCTCGAAATCCTCGAGGCCGTGATCGGTAGTATCGCTGTCTTGCTCGGTCCGTTCTTCGTTCTCGTCCAGCTCGCGATCGCCGTGCTGATCGTCCTCTGGTTGCTCGATCGCCTCTAATCCGTCCATCGAACGGCCGCCGTCCGTCCGAGACCACCAGACTGATACCCACACCGACGGTATATCGGCGGAAGTGTACAGCGTCAACGTTCCGGTCCCCGGTCGCGTTCGCCAGCTCGCGAACCGGCTCCACCCCGACCTGATCGGGTTCGAGACCGTCCGCGAGGACCACTCGTGTCTGCTCAAGCGACTCGGGGACGTCGACCACGTCTCACAACTGCAACACCGCACCCACCGCGCGCTCGAGGGCGTTTCCGCCGTCGACGCCGAGATCACGGGAATCGACTACTTCGACGACCCCCCGCTTGGCTCCACGCCGGTCGTCTATCTCGCCGTCGAGAGTCCCGGACTCGAGGCGATCCACGCCGACCTCACCGAATCCTTCGAGACCGTCGCGGGACTCGAGGGTGACGATTACGTCCCCCACGTCACGCTGGCTCGGGGCGGCGATTTCGAGGCCGCAACACGGCTGGCCGAGCGCGAGATCGAACCGATCCGGTGGACGGTGAGCGAACTCGAGTTCTGGGATGGCACGGACAAGTTGCCGGTGAGTCGGGTCTCGCTGTCGGCCTGACGAGCCATCGATATCGGGACGTGCGCCCACCGTCACCGCGAGTACGTCTCGAGGCGACGAAGTCGTCCGTCGCCGATGTCGAAGAAATCGGCGAATTCGAACAGCACCGTTTCGTCCTCGATCACTCGGCCGCGAACCGCGACGCGACCGTCCCCGGCGATTACCGACTCGAGTTCGTGGCTCGTCGCCGGGTTCGGCCGCTCGTCGCGCATGAACGCGACGAACGCCTCGCGGTCCGCGAACGTCCGATCGGGGCGATGCTGGACGAACTCGGGCTTGAGGAGCTCCTCGAGTGCGTCGTAGTCGTGGTCGTCGAGCGCGTCGTAGTATCGCCGGACGAGGGCGACGGCGTCCATGCTCGACGTTTCGTCCCGACCCTCAAAAGGATGTGACTCTCCTGACTGGCCGGGCTGGTGTCGCGGCTCTGGCCCCGCGTTACTGTTCCGGCACGTCCCGGCCGTCGGTGAGGTCGTCCGGAGCGGGCAGGTCCTCGCCGTCGGTGGCTCTCGCGTGGGCGCGATCTGCGTCCGCGCGGGGTTCTTCGGCCGCGGTCTCGTCGCCCCGCGCGTAGTGGTCGGCCGCCATCGCGTACCACTTCGCCGCGTTCCGTCGGTCCGTTGCACGCTCGTTCGCGCGTTCCGCCGCTCGGGCTACCGCGTCGTCGTCGGCGTATCGTCTGGCGGCGTCGAAGGCCTCGAGGGCAGCGGTAAGCGGTTCGACTGCGGCGTCGAACGCGTCGGCGGCGGTCACCCAGTCCTCGCCGGCGAACGCGTCCCGGGCCCGTTCGTACTCCTCGCTACCCTCGCGGTAGTGGGTGGTTGCGACTCGGTAGCGCTCGACGGCTGCATCGTCGTCCGAGATCCCCTCGATCGCCGCGCGGATCGCCTCGAGGTCCGGCTGCCGTAACGGGTCCTCGTTCGACCAGACGTAGTGGACCGTTCGTTGCTCGTCGAGGACGAACACCGTTCGCCTGGCGAGCTGTCGATGCCCGCCGAACAGTTCGTCCTCGAGGACGCCGTAGGACGCCGCGATCGAGCCGTCGCCGTCCGAAACGAGCGGAAAGCCGAGGTCGTGTCGGTCCGCGAACTCCCGGTGAGTGAACGCGGTATCCGTCGAGACGCCGACGATGGAGACGTCGTTTTGCAACCCGACCAGGTCGAAGTCGCGAAGCGAACAGAGTTCCTCGGTACAACTCGGGCTGAAATCGGCCGGATAAAAGAGGAGCACGGTGACCCCGCTGCCCCCGATCAGTTCCTCGAACGTGACCTGACGAACCTCGCCGTCGATCGCTGCGGGCCCGTCGAACGTCGGTGCAGTCGCTCCCGTCTCGAGCATACTAGCGGCTCCCGCGCGATACCCGTATGCATGTCGATCCATTGGGATGCACATCCGTCCGCGCTCCCAGGAGGGGGTCTCGTTGGAGCCGCCCTCTCGGACTGGCTCTCGCGACGGGCGTGGAATCGCGTTCCACGTTCCTTTTCTTCCGCCTCCGCGTACCGATACGCCGTGGAGTGTCACGTCTACTACGAGGGCGACGACGACCCCGAGAAGTGTACCGCGCGTCGCCTCGAGAAGTTCGACAAAGCCATCCTCCATCGGTCGATGGGACAGGTACCCTACGGGGTCGTGTTGAACCCCCACGCCGAGCAGGCGCTCTCGCCGGCCGATCTCGCCGAGGGACTCGGAACGCTGGTCGCCCTCGATTGCTCGTGGGAGTCCGCCGAAGCGGCGTCGTTCGAGATGCGTGGCGTCCATCGGGCACTTCCCTTCCTCGTCGCCGCCAACCCGATCAATTACGGCCGTCCGTTCCGGCTGACCACCGTCGAAGCGCTCGCCGCCGCGGCCTGTCTCTTCGACGAGTGGGAACTGGCGGCGGACCTGCTCGAGCCGTTCCGCTGGGGCGAGACGTTCCTGACGCTCAACGAGGAGCCACTGACCCGGTACAGCGAGTGTGCTGACTCGAGCGAGGTCGTCGCGGTCCAAGACGACTACTTGGCCGACGAGGAGTGACCGAGTCGGCCGTCCGCCGTGGTGGTCGGCCGAATCACAGCGACTAAATGCCCCACGAGCAAAGGGCGGGTATGGCCAGTTTCGACGCCGCTGAGAAACGGATGCTCGAGAAGATGATCTGCATGCGCTGTAACGCTCGCAACTCCAAGCGAGCGACCCGCTGTCGCAAGTGCGGGTACACGAAGCTCCGTCCCAAAGCCAAAGAGCCCCGCGCCGCATAATCGACGCCGCGGATCGATCAGTTTTCTTCCGTTCGTCGCCTCGTAGTGACGAGGTCGGACTCGCCGTTTGGATCCGGACCGCAGGAGTCATCCGTGAGTCGAACGCGAGCGATCGCCGTGCCGATCGACGGCGAAACTCCGGGGCGGCGACGGGAGCCTTTCGAAAGGGCTTTAATGTTCACCGGGGTATGAAGAGATGAGTCCTGATAGGGTAGTGGACTATCCTCTTGGCTTGCGGAGCCAGGGACCGGAGTTCAAATCTCCGTCAGGACGCTTTTCCAAACACTACGACGACGAGCGAAGCGAGTCGTCCGTGTTTGGAAAACGGACCCGGTGATTTGAGCAGGGAAGTCGCAGTGGCCGAGCGAAGCGAGGCCGACCGTCTTCCCGCGTTCAAATCTCCGTCAGGACGCTCACTCCTTCCGAGTGCTTCACGTCGTTCAGCACTCGCTGCGTCGTTCGGTCCTGACATGCCCGCCGCTCACTTCGTTCGCGGCGGACTCCGTCAGGACGCTTTTGATTTATAGCAGTCATGAAACATCCAGTACAGATCGACGCCAAATTAGAACGTCACGCTCGCGTCATCTTCGCCTATCTGCTGTCGTAACTCGAGAAGACTACCTGTCCGCTCGGCGACCAGGAGCGACGATGGCGTCGCCACTCGAGGACGAAAAATGGGTGAGAGGAGTAAGCCCCCTTCTGTTCGACCCGGCATTCGGCTGAGCGTCCGCGCCGTCCGCGGCGAGACCGCGGGGCGTTCGGGCTACCACGGCGCGGACTTGCACCGGTGAGGGTTCGCCGTTCCATCGATCCTCGGCCGTCTCTGTGTGGTCGATCACGCCACGCGTGACCCATGGGTTCGAACCATGATCGGTCGACGACACTCCCTCTGCGGGTTGACTCCCCTTCCTCTCGGTCGGGTTCGCACGCATCATCGGTCGGGCCGAGACGTGTCGTTTCTGTTCCAGAGCCAGCGGTCTCCCGCTCCGGACTTGTGTCCGGTCACCTGCCCGAACGGGTGGGGGGACTTTCCTCGCGGGCGCGGGGCACCCCGGAGGGGTGGCCCGCGTTGAGTGGTCGCGCCGTCGCCGGCGTGACCATCGCGGCGGCCAGGCTCTCTCTCCCACTCGATATAGGCTCGTGGGGCGAATAAGTCCCTCGGTCGGGGGCTCGAAACCGCCCTGTGACGAATGGAAGCGTTTTAGGACGACTATCCCCTTGTCCACCTGTATGTCCCAGCGACAGGGCGTCGACCTCTCCTACGAAGACGGTGCTCGCGCGGTCGAACTCGCGCGCGAGTCCGTCGAAGCGTACGTACAACACGGGCAACGAGAACAACCGGGCAGCATGCGCGAAGCCTTCTACGAGCGGACCGGCGCGTTCGTCCGCCTCGAGTCGACCCGCGGCCGGGGGAGCCTGCGGGGCTGTGCGGGGGGCTATCGCTCGGGCGACCAACTCGGCCACGTCATCGTCGACGCGGCGATCGAGGCCGCAAGCGAGGACTCCTGTGGCTCCGAGGTCAGCCCCTCTGAGCTGCCGAACCTGACGGT contains:
- the argC gene encoding N-acetyl-gamma-glutamyl-phosphate reductase, giving the protein MAVDAEPGSAESAETVTASVIGGSGFTGGELLRLLAGHPNFDIAEVTSRSKAGKSVGSVHPPLRGTDLRFTEPEDLASVDVLFAATPHGVSMGQIDEFFEVADTVVDLSADFRLENEAQYDEWYDGHEAPEYLEKAEYALPEINRDNLEGAELIAGGGCNATATILGLYPLFEHGILEGGEQIVVDVKVGSSEGGAGGGEASSHPERSGVVRPYAPTGHRHEAEIEQFLDTSVSFTCHAVDMIRGASATNHVFPSGPVSKGDLWKAYRGCYEDEPFVRMAAGGSGVYRYPEPKAVAGTNLAEVGFELDPSNKRIVVFSAIDNMMKGSAGQAVHAANVALGFEETAGLEFTGLHPVGAP
- the lysX gene encoding lysine biosynthesis protein LysX, which gives rise to MNVGVLYSRIRKDEKLLLSELRERDHEVTKIDVRKQTFDISDAPAAFDGLDIVVDRCLATSRSLYATQFFESYGIPVVNSHETADICADKVKNSLALEKAGVPTPATKVAFTKETAMEAIEEFGYPCVLKPVVGSWGRLMAKIDSESAAEAILEHKATLGHYEHKVFYVQEFVEKPGRDVRVLAIDGEPIAGMVRSSDHWITNAAKGAETDVFEIDDEARTLVRKASDAVGGGLLGVDLMETGDSYTVHEVNHTVEFKALDGAVETDVAGTVVDWLETKAQAADPELEVSA
- the lysW gene encoding lysine biosynthesis protein LysW, encoding MTECVECGAELSLHDDLEAGEIVDCTTCGAELEVVDTEPPVLERAPELEEDWGE
- the argH gene encoding argininosuccinate lyase, with protein sequence MTEESTQDGGERSAGSESASDQRSDGVVRRDRFSGGPARSFLSSLAADERIFVADLEVDRAHTVMLAEQDIVDDDVAGEILTALDAIEVDGHGSLPDGEDVHEAIETAVIDRIGADGGKMHTARSRNDEVAACIRYRLREDVLEAIETTLALRESLVAVAEEQTETIMPGYTHLQPAQPTTVAHWALAYEGAVRRDTERLLAAYDRINESPLGGAAFAGTTFDIDRERTAELLGFDGVVENSMDAASSRDFLLETTQALSTHATTLSGLAEDVIVFANRGFVDLADDYSSTSSIMPQKKNPDTLELVRAVAGDAAGGVQGLTTTLKGLPRAYNRDLQRATTHAWETVDAVTEASEVAAGAVATADWNEETLAAEAGEGFSTATGVADLLAANGLPFRTAHELVAIAAENSAERSSAENASGDEPRATGADYDALEAAAQDVLGESLEAVVDRAAVEDALDPVQSVASRNSQGGPAPEAVETQLESAREALATDADALEELSGPLESAREALRSEVNGYV
- a CDS encoding argininosuccinate synthase is translated as MTRVALAFSGGLDTTVCVPLLEEEYGYDDVIGVTVDVGQPAEEFDEAEETAEALGLEHYVVDARAEFAQLCLESVRANATYQGYPLGTALARPVIAEAILKVAEEQDCTGIAHGCTGKGNDQLRFEAVWRSSDLEVIAPVRELGLTREWEQEYAAERDLPVEGGSGGDWSIDTNIWSRSVEGDDLEDPNYVPPTDIYAWTEDPTDETEEIEISFENGYPVAVDGEEYEPVALIEHLNDLAGSYGVGRTDMMEDRMLGLKVRENYEHPGATTLLNAHEALEGLVLTQEERQFKNQIDQQWSQKAYEGLIDAPLVSALEGFIDETQKRVTGTVTIRFEGGQARPVARDSKFAAYSAEHASFDTETVGEIKQEDATGVAKYHGFQRRLANEAIAANTAEDDE
- a CDS encoding helix-turn-helix transcriptional regulator; the protein is MDVWGLRALVCVLVVVGCSVAFVTAPGVAGADAGTQSAAFQEEGDRSLELEDADRIHIDVFIAENGTANVVVDYQFHLDDGNSSPAEWERLREDIESNPETYTAAERAKWNETLAEGENRTDREMNLSNVSISTETNSAPREVGHAVVTFQWSNFALVVWKQIEAGAALAGLTLDDGTELQFHWPEGYTVYQNGGERQIDPPPSEPLDGSAIWRGESTSFTENQPRITLVESGNTTSESEPTDQGPAMPWTIVVLALALLATVGTVGWLVGRNRTDTASDDGSGPPQRTDGATATQSDSPGGPPPELLSNEERVLRLLEEHGGRIKQQAVVSELEWTEAKTSQVVGELRENDEIEVFRIGRENVLALPDEE
- a CDS encoding DUF7554 family protein; the encoded protein is MIDTRATLEVETLLKIVLGLVAVLIVLEILEAVIGSIAVLLGPFFVLVQLAIAVLIVLWLLDRL
- a CDS encoding 2'-5' RNA ligase family protein, with translation MYSVNVPVPGRVRQLANRLHPDLIGFETVREDHSCLLKRLGDVDHVSQLQHRTHRALEGVSAVDAEITGIDYFDDPPLGSTPVVYLAVESPGLEAIHADLTESFETVAGLEGDDYVPHVTLARGGDFEAATRLAEREIEPIRWTVSELEFWDGTDKLPVSRVSLSA
- a CDS encoding nuclear transport factor 2 family protein: MDAVALVRRYYDALDDHDYDALEELLKPEFVQHRPDRTFADREAFVAFMRDERPNPATSHELESVIAGDGRVAVRGRVIEDETVLFEFADFFDIGDGRLRRLETYSR
- a CDS encoding redoxin domain-containing protein, which gives rise to MLETGATAPTFDGPAAIDGEVRQVTFEELIGGSGVTVLLFYPADFSPSCTEELCSLRDFDLVGLQNDVSIVGVSTDTAFTHREFADRHDLGFPLVSDGDGSIAASYGVLEDELFGGHRQLARRTVFVLDEQRTVHYVWSNEDPLRQPDLEAIRAAIEGISDDDAAVERYRVATTHYREGSEEYERARDAFAGEDWVTAADAFDAAVEPLTAALEAFDAARRYADDDAVARAAERANERATDRRNAAKWYAMAADHYARGDETAAEEPRADADRAHARATDGEDLPAPDDLTDGRDVPEQ
- a CDS encoding DUF367 family protein, producing the protein MECHVYYEGDDDPEKCTARRLEKFDKAILHRSMGQVPYGVVLNPHAEQALSPADLAEGLGTLVALDCSWESAEAASFEMRGVHRALPFLVAANPINYGRPFRLTTVEALAAAACLFDEWELAADLLEPFRWGETFLTLNEEPLTRYSECADSSEVVAVQDDYLADEE
- a CDS encoding 50S ribosomal protein L40e, giving the protein MASFDAAEKRMLEKMICMRCNARNSKRATRCRKCGYTKLRPKAKEPRAA
- a CDS encoding TIGR00296 family protein, with protein sequence MSQRQGVDLSYEDGARAVELARESVEAYVQHGQREQPGSMREAFYERTGAFVRLESTRGRGSLRGCAGGYRSGDQLGHVIVDAAIEAASEDSCGSEVSPSELPNLTVSVCTVKNVLLTDDPLADLELGTHGVAIDGGEGGWLYPTVPVENDWSAREYLDRTCRKAKLAPGAWQNDDVVVTLFEGQVFREREADGSIEEL